One window from the genome of Musa acuminata AAA Group cultivar baxijiao chromosome BXJ1-4, Cavendish_Baxijiao_AAA, whole genome shotgun sequence encodes:
- the LOC135641605 gene encoding EID1-like F-box protein 2 — translation MLVPKQYRCTHSASCICIKGHLSEDAIYLVFRHLNWNPRLIALMSCVCKWFDEIAKRILWKEFCRSRAPKMMLDLQSCGSHSVDGSWKALGKLLIYCSGFGHRGVFNITHIPGHFVYRTRFSRTSGKSFLIPQCRTDDLYVSDPCEHLDQGDDGDVGFFRGVFKSFPISSVRKMLIDRQVILHPTEVCPYCKAKLWNMLQAKMIPRSACIRLGAYDDSIECYVCLNGHMVGACTLLPLSDSEEASDLEQC, via the coding sequence ATGTTGGTACCGAAGCAGTATCGTTGCACTCATTCAGCTTCATGCATCTGCATCAAAGGTCACCTGAGCGAGGATGCCATCTATCTTGTCTTCCGACATCTGAATTGGAATCCCAGATTGATTGCTCTGATGTCGTGTGTATGCAAATGGTTTGATGAGATCGCCAAGCGAATCCTGTGGAAAGAGTTCTGTCGATCAAGGGCCCCAAAAATGATGCTCGATCTACAATCCTGTGGAAGTCACAGTGTTGATGGAAGCTGGAAAGCACTCGGGAAGCTTCTCATCTATTGTTCAGGGTTCGGCCATAGGGGTGTCTTCAATATCACCCACATCCCAGGTCATTTTGTTTACAGGACTAGGTTTTCTAGGACTTCTGGAAAGAGCTTTCTCATCCCACAGTGCAGGACGGATGATTTGTATGTTTCGGATCCTTGTGAGCATCTTGATCAAGGAGATGATGGTGATGTTGGATTTTTTCGTGGTGTTTTCAAGTCATTTCCTATTTCAAGCGTCAGAAAGATGCTGATCGATAGGCAAGTCATACTCCATCCCACGGAGGTGTGTCCATATTGCAAGGCAAAATTGTGGAACATGCTGCAGGCAAAGATGATACCCAGGAGTGCTTGCATCAGGTTGGGTGCTTATGATGATAGCATCGAGTGTTATGTTTGTCTCAACGGCCACATGGTTGGAGCATGCACTCTCCTACCACTCTCTGATTCCGAGGAGGCATCTGATCTTGAGCAATGCTGA
- the LOC108952547 gene encoding binding partner of ACD11 1-like, which translates to MYTNLGATETFPGPNPLTKIILVSLSLSALCSFFADEFDLQIQENVSVKTVKISNISLSASQRDIQEFLCFSGVIDYVEMQRDSQGVETAMPLTGATIVDLSVNVTPVEKYKLPPEAYRHKLDRICHLPMQQ; encoded by the exons ATGTACACGAATCTCGGGGCAACAGAAACTTTTCCCGGACCCAATCCCCTCACCAAAATTATTttggtatctctctctctctctgctctctGCTCTTTTTTCGCCGACGAATTCGATCTCCAGATCCAGGAAAATGTGTCG GTAAAAACTGTGAAAATTAGCAACATATCCTTGTCTGCATCTCAAAGGGatattcaagaatttttgtgcttctCTGGAGTCATTGATTATGTTGAAATGCAAAG AGACTCACAGGGAGTTGAAACTGCAATGCCTCTCACG GGTGCAACTATTGTTGATCTTTCTGTTAATGTAACACCAGTCGAGAAGTACAAGTTGCCTCCTGAAGCTTACCGACACAAGCTG GATCGGATCTGTCACCTACCAATGCAGCAGTGA
- the LOC135581640 gene encoding protein IMPAIRED IN BABA-INDUCED STERILITY 1-like: MGCAASNEAVSVTPAVDSAGILRDQRASSRKHRSGRSSRRGYCGSKEEEDRIELEEHGKASEDCARLQKFRLGNLHSYIEGEQVAAGWPSWLSAVAGEAIQGWVPLKADSFEKLEKIGQGTYSTVFRARDLDTGKIVALKKVRFDNSDPESIRFMAREIKILRMLDHPNIMKLEGLITSRLSCSLYLVFEYMEHDLAGLSSCPDINFSESQVKCYMRQLLSGLEHCHLHNIIHRDIKGANLLVNNEGVLKMADFGLANFYSPGHKQPLTSRVVTLWYRPPELLLGSTDYEATVDLWSVGCVFAEMFVGRPILQGRTEVEQLHKIFRLCGSPPDEYWKKSKLPHATIFKPHNRYKSSFQESFKNLPASTFSLLEKFLSIEPYKRGTTSSALASEYFRTKPYACESSDLPKYPPTKEIDTKNYDELHRRKVAGRGHGSEAIVRPLRSNKTSQEPGGLSKIADSKEESWINVTGIDRNNVKKDHLRVDGETRLFVDLQPIPSITHPDDGHNIKCNSQEDHADGRSCGTSNSKTRLSFARDPSIIENVKNKLYFEGQVNGSTHNVHAGSKGHGSIELAKHAIVKNWTRLEHPQSFDSSDIYYSQELSKDLYKGFHDQDRVEFSGPLLSQTHKVDELLQQHERHIRQAVRRSWIQRVTGRKQGK, encoded by the exons ATGGGCTGCGCCGCATCGAATGAGGCCGTCTCGGTGACACCGGCCGTCGACTCCGCCGGCATCCTAAGGGACCAACGGGCGTCTTCGCGGAAGCACCGGAGCGGACGGAGTTCCAGGCGAGGATATTGCGggagcaaggaggaggaggaccgcATTGAATTGGAGGAACATGGGAAGGCAAGCGAGGACTGTGCCAGGTTGCAGAAGTTTCGGTTAGGCAATCTTCACAGTTACATCGAAGGCGAGCAGGTCGCTGCCGGATGGCCCTCTTGGCTCAGTGCCGTCGCTGGGGAAGCTATTCAAGGTTGGGTGCCTCTTAAAGCCGACTCCTTTGAGAAATTGGAGAAG ATTGGACAAGGTACCTATAGCACTGTATTTAGAGCACGTGATCTCGACACAGGGAAGATTGTCGCATTGAAGAAGGTGCGCTTTGACAATTCTGATCCGGAGAGTATCAGGTTTATGGCAAGAGAAATAAAGATACTGCGCATGCTTGACCATCCAAATATCATGAAGTTGGAAGGGTTGATAACCTCTCGGTTATCGTGCAGTCTATACCTTGTATTTGAGTATATGGAACATGATCTTGCAGGACTTTCTTCCTGTCCTGACATCAACTTTAGTGAATCACAG GTCAAGTGCTACATGCGACAGTTGCTATCTGGACTCGAACATTGCCACTTACATAATATCATTCATCGTGACATAAAGGGAGCAAATCTTCTAGTCAATAATGAGGGGGTCCTGAAAATGGCTGATTTTGGTCTTGCAAATTTTTACAGTCCTGGGCACAAGCAACCACTAACTAGCCGTGTTGTGACTCTATGGTACCGGCCGCCTGAACTTCTGTTGGGTTCAACTGACTACGAAGCAACTGTAGATTTGTGGAGTGTTGGTTGTGTATTTGCAGAAATGTTTGTTGGAAGGCCTATCTTGCAAGGAAGAACTGAG GTTGAACAATTACATAAAATCTTCAGGCTTTGTGGTTCCCCTCCGGATGAGTACTGGAAGAAGTCCAAGTTGCCCCATGCTACAATCTTCAAACCTCATAATCGCTATAAGAGTAGTTTCCAGGAGTCATTCAAAAATTTACCAGCAAGTACCTTTAGCTTGTTAGAAAAATTTCTGTCTATTGAGCCTTATAAGCGTGGTACTACCTCAAGTGCTCTTGCATCTGAA TATTTCAGAACGAAACCTTATGCCTGTGAATCCTCAGATTTGCCAAAATACCCACCCACCAAAGAGATTGACACAAAGAATTATGATGAGCTGCACAG GAGAAAAGTTGCCGGTAGAGGGCATGGATCAGAAGCCATAGTGAGACCATTGAGATCAAATAAAACTTCACAGGAACCAGGAGGGCTCAGTAAAATAGCAGATAGCAAAGAG GAGTCTTGGATCAATGTTACTGGAATTGATAGAAATAATGTAAAGAAAGATCATCTGAGAGTAGATGGTGAAACTAGACTATTTGTAGATCTCCAGCCGATTCCATCAATCACCCATCCAGATGATGGACATAACATTAAGTGCAACTCCCAAGAAGATCATGCAGATGGTAGATCTTGTGGTACAAGTAACTCAAAAACTCGTCTCTCTTTTGCAAGAGATCCATCCATTATTGAAAATGTTAAAAATAAGCTTTACTTTGAGGGACAAGTAAATGGGAGTACACACAACGTGCATGCTGGTTCCAAAGGCCATGGATCAATTGAGTTGGCCAAGCATGCAATTGTGAAAAATTGGACACGTTTAGAACATCCACAATCATTCGACTCTTCTGATATATACTACTCTCAGGAGTTATCAAAAGACCTTTACAAG GGTTTCCATGATCAAGACAGAGTTGAGTTCTCAGGGCCTTTGCTATCTCAAACCCACAAGGTTGATGAACTTCTGCAGCAGCACGAGCGTCATATTCGCCAAGCAGTTAGGAGATCATGGATCCAACGAG TGACAGGGAGAAAGCAGGGAAAATAG